A region of Sulfurovum sp. DNA encodes the following proteins:
- a CDS encoding N-acetylmuramoyl-L-alanine amidase: MHLKNKITLFFVMLIIILFGYILFERLKPPISVIIQAGHEGRTCGNTGTTYKTDKEVEWNMLVADEVAKQLKAWDIDVKRVPADIFLKRTKIAIAIHFDATKHICHSGASIGYPNTEASYHFAQRWKVLYKSYFPFNWNKDNFTDNLKYYYAYSPIHIDAQKFLVLELGELTCKKQTDWLKPRRKKIAKLIAYAIAVELGKIVEKPYL, translated from the coding sequence ATGCACCTCAAAAACAAAATTACTCTCTTCTTTGTTATGCTTATCATCATACTATTTGGCTACATTCTTTTTGAAAGACTCAAACCACCTATTTCTGTCATTATCCAAGCAGGACATGAAGGGCGAACATGTGGAAACACTGGAACCACATATAAGACTGACAAAGAGGTAGAGTGGAATATGCTTGTGGCTGATGAGGTAGCCAAGCAACTTAAAGCATGGGATATTGATGTTAAACGTGTGCCAGCAGATATTTTTCTAAAGCGTACAAAAATTGCCATTGCCATTCACTTTGATGCAACAAAACACATTTGCCATTCAGGTGCATCAATAGGCTACCCTAATACGGAGGCTTCATACCATTTTGCTCAACGCTGGAAAGTACTCTATAAATCCTACTTCCCTTTTAACTGGAACAAAGACAACTTTACAGATAACCTGAAGTACTACTATGCCTATAGCCCTATACATATAGATGCACAAAAGTTTCTGGTACTTGAGCTTGGAGAGCTCACTTGTAAAAAACAGACCGATTGGCTTAAGCCTAGACGTAAAAAAATTGCTAAGCTTATTGCTTATGCGATTGCTGTAGAACTTGGAAAAATAGTAGAAAAACCCTATTTATAA
- a CDS encoding rhomboid family intramembrane serine protease — protein sequence MKEFHHFPLTYSIIFLNTFFYFLLVLFGGKFIEINLNTLVDFGALYGPLVVFKGEWWRLLSAMFLHGNITHILMNMASLYIIGRSMEHYFSKFFYIIIYLFSGLIGALTSLYMHPQSVGIGASGAIFGVFGALGGFFLVYWNQVTSHSREIIKNFSVMLGLNFILGLSIASIDMSAHIGGLIVGFISGFVLTKYPHTIIPFSFILGTIFIFGTQYLYAYYLQIFMSF from the coding sequence ATGAAAGAGTTTCATCATTTTCCACTTACCTATAGTATTATTTTTCTCAATACTTTTTTCTATTTTTTATTGGTTTTGTTTGGTGGAAAATTTATTGAAATTAACCTTAATACCCTTGTAGATTTTGGAGCACTCTATGGACCGTTGGTTGTCTTTAAGGGTGAATGGTGGCGTCTTCTAAGTGCCATGTTTTTGCATGGAAATATAACGCATATTCTTATGAATATGGCGTCACTCTATATTATTGGTCGTAGTATGGAGCACTATTTTTCTAAATTTTTCTATATTATAATTTATCTTTTTTCTGGTCTTATTGGTGCACTAACATCACTTTATATGCATCCCCAAAGTGTGGGAATTGGTGCTTCAGGGGCAATTTTTGGAGTATTTGGTGCACTGGGTGGCTTCTTTTTGGTATATTGGAACCAAGTTACTTCTCACAGTAGGGAAATTATAAAAAACTTTTCTGTAATGTTGGGATTAAATTTTATACTTGGACTTTCCATTGCCTCAATTGATATGAGTGCCCATATAGGTGGACTGATTGTTGGGTTTATTAGTGGTTTTGTATTGACAAAGTATCCACATACCATCATACCATTCTCTTTCATTTTAGGTACTATTTTTATTTTTGGAACACAGTATTTATATGCATACTATCTACAGATATTTATGTCATTTTAG
- the argF gene encoding ornithine carbamoyltransferase, with translation MRHFLTLADFTKEELLEMINLAQKIKAQTKRKEFIPYMERQTLGMIFEKSSTRTRVSFETGIYQLGGIGLFLSANDIQLGRGEPMKDTARVISRMVDMVMIRTFEQDKLEEFAKFSKVPVINGLTDSYHPVQLMADYLTMLEFGKTNNPVCAYVGDGNNMAHSWLMLAAKIGFELHVATPKDYECDPTIVKKALSFAKDSGAKITFSNNPLKAVKECDVVTTDTWVSMGQEDEKEIKLKAFKDYMVDETMMAAAKPNAIFLHCLPAYRGYEVSEETFEKHADIIFTEAENRLHAQKGIMVWLNNHCSQKESF, from the coding sequence ATGAGACACTTTTTGACACTGGCAGACTTTACCAAAGAGGAGCTGCTAGAAATGATCAATCTAGCGCAGAAAATTAAGGCGCAGACCAAACGTAAAGAGTTTATTCCCTACATGGAGCGCCAAACACTGGGAATGATTTTTGAAAAGAGTTCAACTCGAACACGTGTAAGTTTTGAGACTGGTATCTATCAACTTGGAGGGATAGGACTTTTTCTTTCTGCCAACGATATTCAGCTTGGGCGCGGTGAACCTATGAAAGATACTGCACGCGTTATCAGTCGTATGGTTGATATGGTAATGATTCGTACTTTCGAGCAAGATAAACTTGAAGAGTTTGCTAAATTTTCAAAAGTACCCGTCATCAATGGTTTGACTGACAGCTATCACCCTGTACAGCTAATGGCAGACTATTTAACGATGCTCGAGTTTGGTAAAACTAACAACCCTGTCTGTGCCTATGTAGGTGACGGGAACAACATGGCTCACTCTTGGTTAATGCTTGCTGCAAAAATAGGATTTGAACTACATGTTGCTACCCCAAAAGACTATGAATGTGACCCTACTATTGTCAAAAAAGCACTATCTTTTGCTAAAGATAGTGGTGCAAAAATTACCTTTAGCAATAATCCACTTAAAGCAGTCAAAGAGTGTGACGTAGTTACCACTGACACATGGGTGAGCATGGGACAAGAGGATGAAAAAGAGATTAAGCTCAAAGCCTTTAAAGACTACATGGTTGATGAAACCATGATGGCAGCAGCAAAGCCTAATGCCATCTTTCTGCACTGCCTACCTGCCTACCGTGGCTATGAGGTGAGCGAAGAAACCTTTGAGAAACATGCCGATATTATCTTCACTGAAGCAGAAAACCGCCTGCATGCACAAAAAGGAATTATGGTTTGGCTTAACAATCATTGCTCTCAGAAGGAGTCCTTTTGA
- the hemB gene encoding porphobilinogen synthase, translating into MFPRFRRKRINPVLRDLLQETTLSVNDFVYPLFARIGKGIKDEVDSMPGVYQMSVDEIIKECEVLKGLGIKSIILFGIPDIKDSVGSDAMCEYGIIAQTVKQIKSVHPDMFIITDLCFCEYTDHGHCGVLDPILETVDNDITLDNLAKQAVIHAKAGADMVAPSGMMDGMIQAIRSGLDDAGFESLPIMSYSTKFASGYYGPFRDVAESSPSFGDRKSYQMDPANRREAIAESVSDEVEGADILMVKPALAYMDIIRDVRESTTLPLAIYNVSGEYSMLKMAARAGVIDYDRVMMETLLGFKRAGADIIITYHAKEAASLL; encoded by the coding sequence ATGTTCCCACGTTTTAGAAGAAAAAGAATCAACCCCGTATTGCGAGATCTGCTTCAGGAAACTACACTTTCTGTGAATGATTTTGTCTATCCACTCTTTGCTCGAATTGGCAAAGGCATAAAAGATGAAGTCGATTCCATGCCTGGTGTATATCAAATGAGTGTTGATGAAATTATCAAAGAGTGCGAAGTACTCAAAGGGCTTGGTATTAAATCAATTATTCTCTTTGGTATCCCTGACATTAAAGACTCAGTTGGAAGTGATGCGATGTGTGAATATGGTATTATTGCCCAAACGGTCAAACAAATTAAATCAGTACATCCTGATATGTTTATTATCACTGACCTCTGCTTCTGCGAATATACAGACCATGGGCACTGTGGTGTTCTAGATCCTATCCTAGAGACAGTTGACAACGATATCACGCTTGACAATCTTGCCAAACAGGCAGTCATCCACGCAAAAGCAGGTGCTGATATGGTTGCCCCTAGCGGGATGATGGATGGCATGATACAAGCCATTAGAAGTGGATTAGACGATGCAGGGTTTGAAAGTCTTCCCATCATGAGCTACTCAACCAAATTTGCCTCTGGCTATTATGGGCCTTTCCGTGATGTGGCAGAGAGTAGTCCAAGTTTTGGTGATCGTAAAAGCTACCAGATGGATCCTGCTAATCGTAGAGAAGCTATTGCCGAGTCAGTTTCCGATGAAGTAGAAGGTGCTGATATTCTCATGGTAAAACCTGCTCTTGCTTACATGGATATTATTCGTGATGTAAGAGAGAGTACTACTTTACCACTTGCTATTTATAATGTTAGTGGGGAATATTCCATGCTCAAAATGGCTGCCAGAGCAGGTGTTATTGATTATGATAGAGTCATGATGGAAACACTGCTGGGCTTCAAACGTGCGGGAGCAGATATCATTATCACCTATCATGCAAAGGAAGCAGCTTCGCTTCTTTAA
- the rsmG gene encoding 16S rRNA (guanine(527)-N(7))-methyltransferase RsmG has protein sequence MSKELEKRLLEEGLFLNINIIEKLQKFTLLLHEWNQIHNLTGAKTIRAIHDNIIDSLYPLTFIKEPKILLDVGTGSGFPGLILAIAMPETKVVLAEPLKKRVSFLKYAIIDVDIPNVTVEAKQVEKVTHTPFSLISSRAVTNTKLLLELTQHLSDTETQYLFYKGSRVFDEIDDVQHQLGYDIVQKNQRNYLYIKGYV, from the coding sequence TTGAGTAAGGAACTAGAAAAAAGACTTCTGGAAGAAGGGCTCTTTTTGAATATCAATATTATTGAAAAACTACAAAAGTTTACACTGCTTTTACATGAGTGGAACCAAATTCATAATCTGACAGGAGCCAAAACCATAAGGGCGATTCATGATAATATTATTGATTCACTCTATCCTCTAACTTTTATAAAAGAGCCTAAAATACTACTTGATGTTGGTACAGGATCAGGGTTTCCGGGATTGATACTTGCTATTGCGATGCCAGAAACCAAAGTAGTGTTGGCAGAACCTTTGAAAAAACGGGTCTCTTTTTTAAAATATGCTATTATTGATGTGGATATACCAAATGTAACAGTAGAGGCAAAACAGGTAGAGAAAGTGACACATACCCCCTTTTCTCTTATTAGCTCACGTGCAGTAACAAATACAAAACTGTTGCTTGAATTAACACAACATCTTAGTGACACAGAGACCCAATATCTTTTTTATAAAGGTAGTCGTGTATTTGATGAGATCGATGATGTACAACATCAGTTAGGTTATGATATAGTACAGAAAAACCAGAGAAACTATCTTTACATCAAGGGATATGTATGA
- the hemN gene encoding oxygen-independent coproporphyrinogen III oxidase produces MSTIDLEKFSKYSKPGPRYTSYPTALEFSNNFTYENYIKYLKKGDEKLSLYIHLPFCRSACYFCGCNVVFTSKEEKLSTYIEYLKKEINILAKYLDTSREVIQFHFGGGTPTFYKAFELDEIISYIKKVFPNWSKDAEISVEIDPRFFNEAQMKIFKKYGFNRISFGVQDFDPKVQKEIHRIQPYDLTKAAVDLARKHGINSINIDLIYGMPYQTFESFKNTLQKAFTLMPDRLAVFNYAHVPWLKKTMRKFDETTLPSPDIKLQIFQYTIDFFENNGYKMVGMDHFAKPEDELFGAISKGELHRNFQGYTTKGGANLIGIGLTSIGEGSHYYAQNTKDMKAYEMAIDAGRLPFEKGISLSDDDYLRKAVIMELMANFSIDIKRIEKEHSIDFKSYFKDALTELQEFVNAGLVTITNEKISVSSTGTLLIRNIAMPFDVYMHQYTGNKKSFSKTV; encoded by the coding sequence TTGAGTACAATAGATTTAGAAAAGTTCAGTAAATATTCCAAACCAGGGCCACGCTATACCTCTTACCCAACTGCACTAGAGTTTAGCAATAATTTTACATATGAGAACTACATCAAATACCTTAAAAAGGGTGATGAAAAACTCTCACTTTATATACATCTGCCATTCTGTAGAAGTGCATGCTATTTCTGTGGTTGCAACGTTGTTTTCACTTCTAAAGAAGAAAAACTCAGCACCTATATTGAATATCTCAAAAAAGAGATTAATATTCTTGCAAAATATCTTGATACCTCTAGAGAGGTTATACAATTTCACTTTGGTGGTGGAACGCCAACCTTCTATAAAGCCTTTGAACTAGATGAAATTATCTCCTACATTAAGAAAGTCTTCCCTAACTGGAGCAAGGATGCCGAAATTAGTGTCGAGATAGATCCACGCTTTTTTAATGAAGCACAAATGAAAATCTTTAAAAAGTATGGATTTAATCGTATCAGCTTTGGCGTTCAAGATTTTGACCCCAAAGTACAGAAAGAGATCCACCGTATTCAACCCTACGATTTAACTAAAGCAGCTGTTGATTTAGCACGCAAGCATGGCATTAACTCTATCAATATTGATCTTATTTACGGTATGCCCTATCAAACTTTTGAGAGCTTCAAGAATACTCTTCAAAAGGCTTTTACGCTTATGCCTGATAGACTAGCAGTCTTCAATTATGCCCATGTACCATGGTTAAAAAAAACTATGCGAAAATTTGATGAGACAACCTTGCCAAGTCCTGATATCAAGCTACAAATATTTCAGTATACTATTGACTTTTTTGAAAACAATGGCTATAAGATGGTGGGCATGGATCATTTTGCCAAGCCTGAAGATGAGCTTTTTGGTGCTATCTCCAAAGGAGAGCTTCATAGAAATTTTCAGGGCTATACCACCAAGGGTGGAGCCAACTTAATCGGTATTGGTCTGACAAGTATTGGTGAGGGAAGTCACTACTATGCACAGAATACAAAAGACATGAAAGCATACGAAATGGCAATTGATGCAGGAAGACTACCATTTGAAAAAGGTATTTCACTCAGTGATGATGACTATCTAAGGAAAGCTGTCATTATGGAACTAATGGCAAACTTTTCCATTGATATCAAGCGCATTGAAAAAGAGCATAGCATTGACTTTAAATCCTATTTTAAAGATGCACTAACAGAGCTTCAAGAGTTTGTTAATGCTGGTCTAGTAACTATTACCAATGAAAAGATTAGCGTCTCTTCAACGGGGACATTACTCATTCGAAATATTGCTATGCCATTCGATGTCTATATGCATCAATATACAGGGAACAAAAAAAGCTTTAGCAAGACAGTGTAA
- the ribA gene encoding GTP cyclohydrolase II, giving the protein MQNIEISQIATLPTRHGIFLIQAFKEPDAKKEHLAVFTKSLPELETPIVRVHSECLTGDAIGSIKCDCGEQLDFALNLIAKEGGLVIYHRQEGRNIGLLNKVNAYTLQDQGLDTVAANHQLGFRADERTYEAVAFILYHFGITKLKLLTNNLTKMESLSGIEIVERLPIKIAPNPYNEVYLKTKKEKLGHIL; this is encoded by the coding sequence ATGCAAAATATAGAAATCTCTCAAATTGCTACTTTACCAACACGACATGGCATTTTTCTTATTCAGGCTTTTAAAGAGCCTGATGCCAAGAAGGAGCACCTTGCAGTTTTTACCAAGAGCCTTCCTGAATTGGAAACTCCCATTGTCCGTGTCCATTCAGAGTGCTTGACTGGTGATGCTATTGGCTCTATCAAATGTGATTGTGGAGAACAGCTTGATTTTGCACTTAATCTCATTGCCAAAGAGGGTGGATTGGTGATCTACCATCGTCAGGAGGGCAGAAACATTGGTCTTCTCAACAAGGTCAACGCTTACACATTGCAAGATCAAGGACTAGATACTGTTGCCGCCAATCATCAGCTTGGTTTTCGTGCTGATGAACGCACCTATGAAGCAGTAGCATTCATTTTATACCATTTTGGTATTACAAAACTTAAACTTCTTACCAACAATCTTACCAAAATGGAGAGTCTTTCAGGTATTGAAATCGTAGAACGTCTCCCCATTAAGATTGCTCCCAATCCCTATAATGAAGTATATCTCAAGACCAAAAAAGAGAAACTGGGGCACATTCTTTGA